Proteins encoded in a region of the Brevefilum fermentans genome:
- the pgl gene encoding 6-phosphogluconolactonase: protein MESIQVLSDPLALARAAIDQFVHRAQEAIQARGRFSVALAGGSTPEPVYAGLAQPEIQTKLAWNDIHFFFGDERYVLPDHPDSNFRMVQEALFSKVDVPEMNVHRVRTELNAGLAAFDYETRLKAFFLSPWPRFDLVLLGMGSDGHTASLFPHSFALNETCRWFVAHQLPSQSFWRLTLTKNAINAARQIVVLVSGESKAHMLAEVFSGAYAPEQKPIQMISPQDGDLLWLLDEAAASQLSDKWIRRTSPRN from the coding sequence ATGGAATCCATCCAGGTATTATCGGATCCATTAGCTTTGGCTCGAGCAGCTATCGATCAGTTTGTTCACCGGGCGCAAGAGGCAATTCAAGCCAGGGGGAGGTTTTCGGTTGCGCTCGCTGGTGGGAGCACACCTGAACCGGTGTATGCGGGTTTGGCGCAGCCAGAAATTCAAACTAAACTGGCATGGAATGATATTCATTTCTTCTTTGGTGATGAGCGCTATGTTTTACCGGATCACCCTGATTCGAACTTCCGGATGGTTCAGGAGGCTTTGTTTTCGAAGGTTGACGTACCAGAGATGAATGTTCATCGTGTGCGCACAGAACTCAATGCCGGGTTAGCTGCGTTTGATTATGAAACAAGGTTGAAAGCCTTTTTTCTCAGTCCTTGGCCAAGATTTGACCTGGTGCTGTTAGGGATGGGATCTGATGGGCACACCGCATCGCTGTTTCCCCACAGTTTTGCGTTGAACGAAACCTGCCGCTGGTTTGTTGCGCATCAACTACCATCACAATCTTTCTGGCGATTGACCCTGACGAAAAACGCCATCAATGCAGCCCGCCAAATCGTGGTGCTGGTAAGCGGAGAATCTAAGGCGCACATGCTTGCGGAAGTGTTTTCTGGGGCTTATGCACCTGAACAAAAGCCGATTCAAATGATCTCACCACAGGACGGTGATTTATTATGGCTGCTCGATGAGGCTGCTGCCAGCCAGTTGTCAGACAAATGGATAAGACGAACATCACCCAGAAATTGA
- a CDS encoding DnaJ C-terminal domain-containing protein, translated as MQYRDYYKILNVSKNASQEDIKKAYRKLAREYHPDVNPDDPNAEEKFKDINEAYQVLSDPEKREKYDRFGSQWKHYKQTGGRAEDFDWSQWAAQSPRGGTQYRSVTQEEFEQMFGGGLGGFSDFFETLFGGMAGARSTRRPAGQASYQRMQRGQDIEHTVDITLEEAFRGTTRLLTYEGGRRIEASIPPGVKSGSRVRLSGQGGEGTAGSGDLFLKINVKPHAKFKREGDDLRIVLPVDFFVALLGGEVTVNALDKAVKLTIPPETDSGKTFRLTGLGMPKLGKPNQRGDLYAEINVLVPKNLTDAQKEQFKALQKSMK; from the coding sequence ATGCAGTATCGAGATTACTATAAAATATTAAATGTCAGCAAAAACGCCAGCCAGGAGGACATAAAAAAAGCCTATCGAAAGCTGGCGCGTGAATATCATCCGGACGTTAACCCGGATGATCCTAACGCGGAAGAGAAATTTAAAGACATCAACGAAGCCTACCAGGTGCTTTCTGACCCTGAAAAACGTGAAAAATATGATCGATTTGGGTCACAGTGGAAGCATTATAAACAAACGGGTGGTCGAGCCGAAGACTTTGACTGGTCTCAATGGGCTGCTCAAAGCCCGCGCGGCGGAACTCAGTATCGATCCGTCACGCAGGAAGAGTTTGAGCAAATGTTTGGTGGCGGTTTGGGCGGGTTTTCAGATTTTTTCGAAACCTTGTTTGGCGGTATGGCGGGTGCCAGGTCAACCAGGCGACCTGCCGGGCAGGCATCTTATCAGCGCATGCAGCGCGGACAGGATATTGAGCATACAGTGGACATCACGCTTGAAGAGGCATTTCGAGGGACGACGCGTTTGCTGACCTATGAGGGCGGTCGGCGGATTGAGGCTTCAATTCCCCCCGGTGTGAAATCAGGTTCCAGGGTTCGTCTCAGCGGGCAGGGCGGAGAGGGGACGGCAGGCTCTGGCGATCTATTCCTTAAAATCAATGTCAAACCGCACGCAAAGTTTAAGCGCGAGGGTGATGATCTGAGAATTGTACTGCCGGTGGATTTCTTTGTCGCCTTGCTGGGTGGAGAGGTGACCGTGAATGCCCTGGACAAGGCTGTGAAATTGACCATCCCGCCTGAAACCGATTCCGGAAAAACCTTTCGGCTGACGGGTTTAGGAATGCCAAAACTGGGTAAGCCCAATCAACGCGGGGATCTGTATGCTGAAATTAATGTGCTGGTACCAAAAAACCTGACAGATGCGCAAAAAGAACAGTTTAAAGCCTTACAAAAATCGATGAAATGA
- a CDS encoding lysophospholipid acyltransferase family protein, whose product MKNQTQASLEQKYRWPRRRFIRSVLKTGIDVLASVLTHWEVKGLENLPTEGPLLIVGNHFHFLDTVAPIHSTPWPLEFIGDLVMPNAPRLTRLFPNAWQTLKIQQGSPNLEALRASESILAQKGVLVIYPEGHVHPGPLRPALPGAAYMALRTGAPIIAMGTVSDNHWKLVKTITEKKRRLRVCTRIGEVFGPIPTDTPERPTREEIKAAGQLIMTKIAALLPKDYRGEFDPELA is encoded by the coding sequence GTGAAAAACCAAACCCAAGCATCCCTGGAGCAGAAATACCGCTGGCCCCGCCGGCGCTTTATTCGGAGCGTCCTGAAAACCGGGATTGATGTCCTGGCCAGTGTGCTGACGCATTGGGAAGTCAAAGGTTTAGAGAATCTTCCGACAGAAGGTCCCCTGCTGATTGTGGGCAATCATTTCCATTTTTTAGATACTGTGGCGCCCATTCACAGCACGCCCTGGCCGCTGGAATTTATTGGGGATTTGGTGATGCCTAACGCACCTCGTTTAACGCGGTTGTTTCCCAATGCCTGGCAGACGTTGAAAATCCAGCAGGGCAGCCCTAATCTTGAGGCATTGCGTGCATCCGAATCCATCCTGGCGCAAAAGGGTGTGTTGGTGATCTACCCTGAGGGGCATGTTCATCCCGGTCCGCTGAGGCCAGCGTTGCCCGGGGCTGCCTACATGGCACTGCGCACCGGCGCGCCGATTATCGCCATGGGCACCGTGAGTGACAATCATTGGAAACTGGTAAAAACTATCACAGAAAAAAAGCGGCGATTACGAGTGTGTACGCGAATTGGGGAGGTGTTCGGACCGATTCCGACGGATACCCCTGAGCGTCCAACCCGTGAAGAGATCAAAGCTGCCGGTCAACTGATCATGACCAAAATTGCCGCGCTGCTGCCGAAAGATTACCGGGGCGAATTTGACCCGGAGCTTGCCTGA
- a CDS encoding HAD family hydrolase — MKQNEIILARHFDVSRVKGLLFDVDGTLSDTDDRLIHRISKYLAPIARLHKEQGAHHLARTLVMAMETPANTIYHLFDRVHLDQPLSKIYDWLSRKRNKKKSMQDRFWIIPGVKNMLDDFDGRMRMAVVSARDKDTTHQFLEHFELQQYFDVVVTAQTCNHTKPFPDPVIFAAEQIGLEPAQCVMIGDTIVDVKAGKSAGAQTIAVLCGFGSRRELERAGADLIVESTADIQELFTL, encoded by the coding sequence ATGAAACAGAACGAGATTATATTAGCCCGGCATTTTGATGTTTCGCGCGTGAAGGGCTTGTTGTTTGATGTGGATGGCACGCTCAGTGACACGGACGACCGCCTGATCCACCGGATCAGCAAGTACCTGGCGCCCATTGCACGGCTGCACAAAGAGCAAGGTGCCCATCACCTTGCCAGGACTCTGGTGATGGCGATGGAAACGCCAGCCAACACGATTTACCACCTCTTCGACCGGGTTCATCTTGACCAGCCGCTTTCGAAAATTTACGATTGGCTTTCCCGCAAACGCAATAAAAAGAAATCAATGCAGGATCGGTTTTGGATTATCCCGGGTGTGAAGAATATGCTGGACGATTTTGATGGGCGCATGCGCATGGCGGTGGTCAGCGCTCGGGATAAGGACACCACACATCAATTTTTGGAGCACTTTGAACTGCAGCAGTATTTTGACGTTGTTGTCACTGCCCAGACCTGCAACCACACGAAACCCTTTCCCGACCCGGTGATTTTCGCCGCCGAGCAGATCGGGCTGGAGCCTGCTCAATGTGTGATGATCGGCGACACGATTGTGGATGTGAAAGCCGGGAAATCAGCCGGTGCGCAAACGATTGCAGTTTTGTGCGGTTTCGGCAGCAGGCGAGAATTGGAACGCGCCGGCGCGGATTTGATTGTGGAGTCGACAGCCGATATTCAAGAGTTGTTTACGCTTTGA
- a CDS encoding response regulator transcription factor: protein MSDNQGVVILVIEGSRGDYISFSEELRRKGYQVQKASSGRAGLDVMEDLQPHAVVVDAASMRTNGIRICKSFRISNSDLPIILIIEKDAATPANIDANLVLRLPFTVQKLINRLQVYHPSDEKHILRAGPIELNTHTQFVTCNDRQTKITPRLVKILQVLMKNNGKVVKRDPLFTQIWDTEYTGDTRTLDVHISWLRKAIEEDPRNPKLIITERGVGYILKA from the coding sequence TTGTCGGATAATCAAGGCGTTGTGATTTTGGTCATAGAAGGCAGCAGGGGTGATTATATTTCCTTCAGTGAAGAATTGCGTCGTAAAGGATACCAGGTTCAAAAAGCATCGAGCGGGAGAGCGGGCCTTGACGTGATGGAAGACCTTCAACCGCATGCCGTTGTTGTTGATGCTGCTTCAATGAGAACCAACGGTATCCGTATCTGCAAATCCTTCAGGATTTCTAATAGTGACTTGCCAATCATCCTGATCATCGAAAAGGATGCAGCAACTCCTGCGAACATCGATGCAAACCTGGTATTGCGGCTCCCTTTTACTGTTCAAAAATTAATCAACCGTCTGCAGGTTTATCATCCCTCAGATGAAAAGCATATCTTACGGGCGGGACCCATTGAGCTGAATACCCATACCCAGTTTGTCACCTGCAACGATCGCCAAACAAAAATCACACCCCGGTTGGTGAAAATTCTACAGGTGTTGATGAAAAACAATGGCAAAGTCGTCAAACGGGATCCTTTGTTTACCCAAATTTGGGATACAGAATATACCGGTGACACCCGCACGCTGGATGTGCATATCAGTTGGTTGCGTAAGGCGATTGAGGAAGATCCTCGTAATCCAAAACTAATTATCACGGAGCGGGGGGTTGGTTACATTTTGAAGGCTTAA
- a CDS encoding bifunctional nuclease family protein, giving the protein MPKMIEVEIDSVRVSLTNQQRIVILKQVDKERYLPIWIGLYEAEAITIALQDIQIARPQTHDLLKTLIQSLNGRLIQVEVSSLSDDVFYGNLVIEIDGKRKFVDCRPSDALALAVRMNAPILVAEDVMAQASIIPEEDISDQDAAELETRASAEIETGNLDIFDDFLKNIDLDDFRSDDEEDEP; this is encoded by the coding sequence ATGCCAAAAATGATTGAGGTAGAGATCGACAGTGTTCGCGTCAGCCTGACCAATCAACAACGCATTGTCATCTTGAAACAAGTTGACAAAGAACGCTATCTGCCGATTTGGATTGGCCTTTACGAAGCGGAGGCAATTACCATTGCTTTACAAGACATCCAGATCGCCAGGCCTCAAACCCACGATTTACTCAAAACCTTAATCCAATCCCTCAACGGCAGGCTGATCCAGGTAGAGGTTAGTTCGCTCTCGGATGATGTATTCTACGGCAACCTGGTCATCGAGATCGACGGCAAACGCAAGTTTGTCGATTGTCGCCCCTCAGACGCGCTGGCATTAGCCGTGCGCATGAATGCACCCATCCTGGTAGCGGAAGATGTCATGGCACAGGCCAGCATCATTCCAGAAGAGGATATCTCTGATCAGGATGCTGCTGAGTTAGAAACCCGGGCCAGTGCAGAAATCGAGACCGGTAACCTGGACATCTTTGACGATTTTCTAAAGAATATCGACCTGGATGATTTCAGATCAGATGATGAGGAAGACGAACCTTAA
- the dnaB gene encoding replicative DNA helicase → MNDDYNFNDDSLSQPLTQPSNREAEEALIGAVLINPDVYLEVAQFLSADDFFLERNRWIWETFKSLSESRQPIDMVTVPEMLINRKQLDEIGGEGYLISLIHKSPNAYHAESYGRIIEQNAIRRRMLQAANEIARLVYSQNQPVEVLIDEAEKAIFNVSERRIKRDLVRISDVAHEYYDRIDEVAKRPDDIMGVPTGLIDIDNLLGGLQKSDLLIVAGRPGTGKTGFLLGTLRNAGLVHKKHVAMFSMEMSSEQLLQRLIAMDTRIDFQRLRSGKLNADEWDIFYQALEPYDRAMIFLDDTPAITPLALRTKCRRLHSEFGLDLVIVDYIQLMSGDTRTDNRVQEVSNISRNLKVLARELNVPVLTAAQLSRAIEHRPDRKPQLSDLRESGSLEQDADIVMFIDRDPISEDLSKKNEARMIIAKHRNGPTHPGIGLVFIEELAKFENAARGPDRGY, encoded by the coding sequence ATGAACGATGATTATAATTTCAACGACGATAGCTTGTCCCAGCCACTGACCCAGCCCAGCAACCGTGAAGCTGAAGAAGCACTTATCGGGGCAGTGTTGATCAATCCCGATGTTTATCTGGAGGTTGCTCAGTTTCTTTCTGCCGATGATTTTTTCCTTGAGCGAAACCGCTGGATTTGGGAGACTTTTAAATCCCTGAGTGAATCCCGACAACCGATTGACATGGTAACCGTCCCTGAAATGCTGATCAACAGAAAACAGCTTGATGAAATTGGCGGTGAGGGATATTTGATCTCATTAATTCACAAATCGCCCAATGCCTATCACGCTGAATCCTATGGGCGTATCATTGAGCAAAACGCCATTCGACGCCGCATGCTTCAAGCCGCAAACGAGATCGCCCGGTTAGTATACAGTCAGAATCAACCGGTTGAAGTTCTCATCGACGAAGCGGAAAAGGCAATCTTTAATGTCAGTGAACGCCGCATCAAACGCGATCTTGTTCGCATCAGCGATGTCGCTCACGAGTATTACGACAGGATTGATGAGGTGGCAAAAAGGCCGGATGATATTATGGGCGTGCCAACCGGTTTAATCGATATCGATAACCTGTTGGGAGGCTTGCAAAAATCTGACCTTCTGATCGTTGCCGGTCGACCGGGTACGGGGAAGACCGGCTTTTTACTCGGCACCTTGCGCAATGCTGGCTTGGTGCACAAGAAACATGTCGCCATGTTTTCAATGGAAATGTCCAGCGAACAACTGCTTCAGCGCCTGATCGCCATGGACACTCGCATTGATTTTCAGCGCCTGCGTTCTGGCAAGCTGAATGCGGACGAGTGGGATATTTTTTACCAGGCTCTTGAACCCTACGACCGAGCGATGATTTTCCTGGATGATACCCCTGCCATCACCCCCCTGGCGCTACGCACGAAATGCCGGCGATTACATTCTGAGTTTGGCCTTGACCTGGTGATCGTTGACTACATCCAGCTCATGAGTGGAGATACCCGTACCGATAACCGCGTCCAGGAAGTTTCAAATATCTCCAGGAACCTCAAGGTGCTGGCCAGAGAATTAAATGTCCCCGTTCTTACGGCTGCCCAGCTCTCCCGTGCAATTGAACATCGACCCGACAGAAAGCCCCAGCTTTCAGACCTGCGTGAGTCCGGCTCGCTGGAACAGGATGCGGACATCGTCATGTTTATCGACCGGGATCCAATCAGCGAAGATTTGAGCAAGAAAAACGAAGCCCGCATGATCATTGCCAAACATCGCAATGGTCCCACACATCCGGGCATCGGGCTGGTGTTTATTGAAGAATTAGCAAAGTTTGAAAACGCTGCCCGCGGACCTGATCGTGGATATTGA
- a CDS encoding DnaD domain-containing protein, translated as MSQHPVPRFNGFPENDPAFTQIPEAFFTQLLEQINDLDQLRLLLYLFWQSGQYHDQVHYWRWGDLLADPALLNMLGSENRLQLALQELMAQDVVIRAEIEYLAETYYFLNTPQGRAAVVAIETGEWHTPQQDRQPAHLPDPTPNIFQLYEENIGVITPLMSEILKEDERTYPAPWIREAIQIAVTRNVRTWNYVQAILKRWHKEGHKNDQKRKDDSQDPERYRKSWLKNE; from the coding sequence ATGTCACAACACCCAGTCCCACGATTCAACGGTTTTCCCGAGAACGACCCGGCGTTCACACAGATTCCAGAGGCGTTCTTTACGCAACTGCTTGAACAGATCAACGACCTGGATCAATTGCGTTTGCTGCTGTACCTTTTCTGGCAATCGGGACAGTACCACGATCAGGTGCATTATTGGAGATGGGGGGATCTGCTCGCTGACCCCGCCCTGCTGAACATGCTGGGAAGTGAAAATCGTCTTCAACTTGCTCTGCAGGAATTAATGGCGCAGGACGTGGTCATCCGGGCTGAAATTGAATACCTGGCTGAAACATATTACTTCCTCAATACACCTCAGGGACGAGCAGCCGTCGTGGCTATCGAAACGGGTGAATGGCACACCCCTCAACAGGATCGCCAACCGGCACATCTTCCGGACCCGACCCCAAACATTTTTCAGTTGTATGAAGAAAACATCGGCGTGATCACCCCCCTGATGTCGGAAATTCTCAAAGAAGACGAAAGAACCTACCCGGCGCCCTGGATTAGAGAAGCCATCCAAATTGCCGTTACCCGCAATGTGCGCACCTGGAATTATGTCCAGGCGATTTTAAAACGCTGGCACAAGGAAGGACACAAAAATGACCAAAAACGAAAAGACGATTCGCAAGATCCGGAAAGATATCGAAAAAGCTGGCTCAAAAACGAATGA
- a CDS encoding ATP-binding protein, which yields MTKNEKTIRKIRKDIEKAGSKTNDEQENPGGARQVKFPGKPDCPICKGIGYLRRDLPVGHPDFGKIEPCPCRADEITQSAKSRLFRMSSLDALINLRFDNFEKRGHLGMAKHQADSLENAFNQALNFANNRQGWLLILGRYGCGKTHLAASIANHAIEAGVSTLFITVPDLLDWLRYAYTGSELSFEERFEEIREIPLLILDDFGTQNATNWAQEKIFQIINHRYVNQLPTVVTSNLPTNDFEGRIRSRIQDPNLVTVVKILAPDYRNPVDDIGHPELSTLSLHSRQTFGSFSLRQNEKLPAQDLKDLKHAFEVARQYAEHPHGWLVLTGPYGCGKTHLAAAIGNYQTGLGFPPLMVSVPDLLDHLRATFSPTSPVSLDRRFEEVRTTRLLILDDLGTQSATPWAREKIYQLFNYRYNAELPTVITTANTEEELDPRLYSRMQDERLCKVVVIPVPAYRGK from the coding sequence ATGACCAAAAACGAAAAGACGATTCGCAAGATCCGGAAAGATATCGAAAAAGCTGGCTCAAAAACGAATGATGAGCAGGAGAACCCGGGTGGTGCTCGCCAGGTAAAGTTTCCCGGCAAGCCGGATTGCCCAATTTGTAAGGGTATTGGCTATTTACGGCGCGATCTTCCGGTTGGACACCCAGATTTTGGTAAAATTGAGCCCTGCCCCTGCCGTGCAGACGAAATCACCCAGTCGGCAAAATCACGTTTATTTCGCATGAGCAGCCTTGATGCTCTGATCAATCTTCGTTTTGACAATTTTGAAAAGCGCGGTCATCTTGGCATGGCAAAACACCAGGCCGATTCTCTTGAAAACGCCTTTAACCAGGCTTTAAACTTTGCCAATAACCGCCAGGGCTGGTTATTGATATTGGGTCGTTATGGCTGCGGTAAGACACATCTCGCTGCTTCCATTGCCAACCACGCCATCGAAGCGGGCGTTTCGACCCTGTTCATTACGGTACCCGACCTGCTCGATTGGCTGCGCTATGCCTATACCGGCAGTGAGTTGAGCTTTGAAGAACGTTTTGAAGAAATTCGCGAAATCCCCCTGTTAATTTTGGATGACTTTGGCACCCAAAACGCCACCAACTGGGCACAGGAGAAGATCTTCCAAATCATCAATCACCGCTATGTCAACCAGTTGCCCACCGTGGTCACCAGCAACCTCCCGACCAATGACTTTGAAGGACGCATCCGTTCCCGCATACAGGACCCAAACCTGGTGACCGTGGTCAAAATCCTGGCGCCGGATTATAGAAACCCCGTCGATGATATCGGGCATCCCGAGCTTTCAACCCTGAGTTTGCACAGCCGGCAAACCTTTGGCAGCTTCAGCCTGCGTCAAAATGAAAAATTACCCGCACAGGACCTGAAGGATTTGAAACACGCCTTTGAAGTCGCCCGGCAGTATGCAGAACATCCCCATGGCTGGCTGGTGCTGACCGGACCCTACGGTTGTGGCAAGACCCATCTGGCTGCAGCGATTGGTAATTACCAGACTGGGCTGGGCTTCCCGCCCCTGATGGTGAGTGTTCCCGACCTGTTGGATCACCTGCGGGCAACCTTCAGTCCTACCAGCCCGGTTTCTTTGGACCGGCGCTTTGAAGAAGTGCGCACAACCCGTCTGCTGATTCTCGATGATCTGGGCACCCAATCTGCCACCCCCTGGGCGCGTGAAAAAATTTACCAGTTGTTTAACTACCGCTACAATGCTGAACTGCCCACCGTCATCACCACCGCCAACACCGAAGAAGAGTTGGACCCCCGCCTGTATAGTCGCATGCAGGATGAACGTCTTTGCAAAGTGGT